One part of the Salinivirga cyanobacteriivorans genome encodes these proteins:
- the speE gene encoding polyamine aminopropyltransferase, whose amino-acid sequence MESLGRHILVEFTGCDSDVMDDVQVIEEQMVEAAEHSGATIINSTFHHFSPLGVSGVIVIQESHLAIHTWPEYKYAAVDLFTCGDTVEPWVAFEHLKKAFKARNYSALEMRRGTIRLLDSALKLKDARLDTEEKVTPRFKRNIWFTDRDNYQALSLRYTGNVLFDERSAYNRIRVIETYAFGKALTSGNRLICTEKDEYHYHEMIAHPVMMACQNIERVLILGGGDGGSAREVLKHGGVKHVDLVEIDEKVVEASKNYLPFLSKAYDDERLNLIIGDALEFVENNGDVPYDLIIIDGPHSSGKPSKLYTPAFFDRCRQLLSSEGAIVVQGESPKFNEKAFKQIDQNLKQVFGVEHKFNMLFNVPTFPSGIWSFQVVMQSGKDPRDVDQAAVKLFVSQKRTRYYNYATHMAAFAMPEYVKKMLN is encoded by the coding sequence ATGGAATCATTGGGACGACATATTTTAGTGGAGTTTACCGGCTGTGATTCGGATGTGATGGATGATGTGCAGGTCATTGAGGAGCAGATGGTTGAAGCTGCAGAACATTCCGGTGCAACCATAATTAATTCCACATTTCATCATTTTTCACCGCTTGGTGTTTCCGGTGTTATTGTAATTCAGGAGAGTCACCTTGCAATACATACCTGGCCCGAATATAAATATGCTGCGGTTGATTTGTTTACCTGTGGCGATACTGTTGAGCCCTGGGTAGCTTTTGAGCATTTGAAAAAAGCCTTCAAAGCCCGCAATTACTCAGCACTTGAAATGAGGCGGGGTACCATTCGATTATTGGATTCAGCGCTTAAACTAAAAGATGCAAGACTTGACACGGAAGAGAAAGTAACCCCTCGATTTAAACGTAATATTTGGTTTACCGATCGCGATAATTACCAGGCATTGTCATTGCGCTATACCGGAAATGTACTTTTCGACGAACGATCAGCATACAATAGAATAAGGGTTATCGAGACCTATGCTTTTGGAAAAGCATTAACGTCAGGTAACAGGTTAATTTGTACTGAAAAAGACGAATATCATTACCACGAAATGATTGCACATCCGGTAATGATGGCGTGCCAAAACATTGAACGTGTGCTGATTTTGGGCGGTGGTGACGGTGGCTCTGCACGTGAAGTATTGAAGCATGGAGGTGTGAAACATGTCGATCTTGTCGAGATTGATGAAAAGGTGGTGGAAGCCTCGAAAAACTACTTGCCTTTTCTTTCCAAAGCTTACGACGATGAACGGCTCAATTTAATAATAGGAGATGCACTGGAGTTTGTCGAAAACAATGGCGATGTGCCCTATGACCTAATTATTATTGATGGACCACACAGTTCGGGGAAACCATCAAAATTATATACCCCGGCATTTTTTGACAGGTGCCGGCAATTACTTTCTTCAGAAGGAGCTATTGTTGTACAGGGCGAATCCCCTAAATTTAATGAAAAGGCATTCAAACAAATCGATCAGAATCTGAAACAGGTCTTTGGTGTTGAGCATAAGTTTAATATGCTGTTTAATGTACCTACTTTTCCTTCGGGTATCTGGTCATTTCAGGTAGTAATGCAAAGTGGAAAAGATCCGCGCGATGTGGATCAGGCCGCCGTAAAACTTTTTGTAAGTCAAAAACGCACCCGTTATTATAATTATGCAACCCATATGGCAGCCTTTGCCATGCCTGAGTATGTAAAGAAAATGCTAAACTAG
- the omp85 gene encoding Omp85 family outer membrane protein, translating to MHLKSIFILLLLVGTISSFAQKDTKEDSVKTGLNFGALPTITYDSDFGLQYGGMVNFYFYGDGSSYPEYRHSLYMEVSRFTKGSGINRLFYDSKYLIPGIRLTADMSYLTEQALPFYGFNGAEVIYNAGWEDDQSDDYISRVFYRHERQFFRFKTDFQGKLPVKNLGWIAGYLGYKFNIGSVDIDRLNEGKSGDDALPDTAGLYDLYVRWGLIDEAEKDGGTHHYFKAGLVYDTRDNEPNPMRGMWSEFVVQAAPEFAGNNNFGHAKISLTHRQYFTLIPEDLSLAYRVLYQTTVGDCPFYLYPLISTSFLKGANSEGLGGAKTVRGVLRNRVVGRGIAFGNLELRYKLWRFHLFKQNFYLGTNVFADAGIVTEPIEFDKEAVIEAAEADLPDFNANEFFDKGEKPHFGVGAGFRLAMNQNFVIAFDVAHSLDPQDGGLGIYIGLNYLF from the coding sequence ATGCATCTCAAATCAATATTTATTTTGCTACTGTTGGTGGGCACAATAAGCAGTTTTGCCCAAAAAGACACTAAAGAAGACAGCGTAAAAACAGGCCTTAATTTTGGGGCATTGCCTACCATAACATACGATTCTGATTTTGGTTTGCAGTATGGCGGTATGGTCAATTTTTATTTTTATGGCGATGGATCAAGCTACCCGGAATATCGCCATTCGCTTTACATGGAAGTAAGTCGATTTACCAAAGGCAGCGGCATAAACAGGCTTTTCTACGATTCGAAATACCTCATTCCCGGAATCAGACTTACAGCCGATATGAGTTACCTCACAGAACAGGCTCTGCCATTTTACGGGTTTAATGGTGCTGAAGTCATTTATAATGCCGGTTGGGAAGATGATCAGAGCGACGATTATATTTCAAGGGTGTTTTACCGGCACGAGCGCCAATTTTTTCGTTTCAAAACCGATTTTCAGGGAAAATTGCCTGTTAAAAACCTGGGTTGGATTGCAGGTTACCTTGGCTACAAATTTAATATAGGATCGGTTGACATCGACCGTCTCAATGAGGGGAAGTCCGGCGATGATGCCTTGCCAGATACAGCGGGACTATACGATTTATACGTGCGCTGGGGCCTGATTGATGAAGCTGAAAAAGATGGCGGCACGCACCATTATTTTAAAGCCGGACTCGTATACGATACACGGGATAACGAACCAAACCCAATGCGCGGAATGTGGTCAGAGTTTGTGGTGCAGGCTGCACCCGAATTTGCCGGAAACAATAATTTTGGGCATGCAAAAATTTCACTCACCCACAGACAATATTTTACGCTAATCCCCGAAGACCTATCGTTGGCCTATCGTGTTCTATATCAAACGACTGTTGGCGATTGTCCTTTTTATCTTTACCCATTAATCAGCACATCGTTTTTAAAAGGTGCCAACAGCGAAGGGCTGGGTGGTGCAAAAACCGTACGCGGTGTGTTGCGCAATCGTGTGGTTGGAAGAGGTATTGCCTTTGGAAACCTTGAGTTGCGTTATAAATTATGGCGATTCCACCTGTTTAAACAAAATTTCTATCTGGGCACCAATGTTTTTGCCGATGCCGGAATTGTGACTGAACCGATAGAGTTCGATAAAGAAGCTGTCATCGAAGCAGCAGAGGCGGATTTACCTGATTTTAATGCAAATGAATTTTTTGATAAAGGTGAAAAACCACATTTTGGTGTGGGTGCCGGCTTCAGACTGGCCATGAACCAGAATTTTGTCATAGCATTTGATGTAGCACACAGCCTTGACCCGCAAGATGGTGGTCTTGGGATTTATATTGGGTTGAATTATTTGTTTTAG
- the hutI gene encoding imidazolonepropionase — translation MVTLIKNIKKLIQTEDTPRKWVAGKEMANLPAIDNAWLMIEDDRILDFGTMDNCPEPDEASEIDVSGRIVMPTFCDSHTHLVYAGSREIEYGDKIRGLSYEEIAKRGGGILNSTKLLAQTSEDDLYEQALERIHEIIGFGTGAVEIKSGYGLDTENELKMLRVARRLKETTPIHIKTTFLGAHSIPMEYRNDQTKFVDKVINEMIPAVAAEELADYIDVFCDKGFFTVEDTERILMAGMKYGLIGKIHANELDYSGGIQVGVKYNARSVDHLEFVGPEEIKALQGSETMPTVLPGAAFFLNMKLSPVREMMNAGLPLALASDYNPGSSPSGNMKFIMSLGCINYKMTPEEVINATTLNSAYAMGLEEDLGSIAKGKIANLIITKPIPSYEYLPYAYTSHLVEQVMLNGELINLD, via the coding sequence ATGGTTACACTGATCAAGAATATTAAAAAACTCATACAAACAGAAGATACGCCCCGCAAATGGGTTGCAGGAAAAGAAATGGCCAATTTGCCTGCAATTGATAATGCCTGGCTCATGATTGAGGATGATAGAATTTTGGACTTTGGAACCATGGATAACTGTCCCGAACCCGATGAGGCATCGGAGATTGATGTCAGTGGTCGCATTGTAATGCCAACATTTTGCGATTCGCATACACACCTGGTTTATGCCGGAAGCCGCGAAATTGAGTATGGTGATAAAATTCGTGGTTTATCTTATGAAGAAATAGCCAAAAGAGGCGGTGGCATCTTAAATTCCACAAAACTACTTGCGCAAACCAGCGAGGACGATCTTTATGAACAAGCCCTTGAGCGTATTCATGAAATTATAGGATTTGGGACCGGAGCTGTTGAAATTAAATCGGGTTACGGACTCGATACTGAAAATGAGCTCAAAATGTTACGGGTAGCCCGCCGTCTGAAAGAGACTACTCCAATTCACATTAAAACTACCTTTTTGGGCGCTCATTCCATACCAATGGAGTACCGTAATGATCAAACGAAATTTGTAGATAAAGTGATCAATGAGATGATTCCTGCAGTAGCTGCGGAGGAGCTAGCCGATTATATTGATGTATTTTGCGATAAAGGTTTTTTTACTGTTGAAGATACAGAGCGCATACTGATGGCAGGAATGAAATACGGCTTAATTGGAAAAATTCACGCCAATGAGCTCGATTACAGTGGAGGAATCCAGGTTGGTGTAAAGTACAATGCCCGTTCTGTAGACCACCTTGAATTTGTTGGCCCTGAAGAGATAAAAGCACTGCAGGGCAGCGAAACCATGCCTACGGTATTGCCGGGTGCAGCATTCTTCCTGAATATGAAGCTTTCACCCGTACGCGAAATGATGAATGCAGGGTTGCCACTGGCGCTTGCTTCTGATTACAACCCGGGATCGTCTCCATCAGGAAATATGAAATTTATTATGTCGCTGGGTTGTATCAATTACAAAATGACACCAGAGGAGGTTATTAACGCTACTACCTTAAATTCAGCTTATGCTATGGGTTTGGAAGAAGACCTGGGGTCAATTGCCAAAGGTAAAATTGCCAACCTGATTATTACCAAACCTATTCCATCTTATGAATATTTACCATATGCCTACACCAGTCATTTGGTTGAACAGGTAATGCTTAACGGAGAACTTATTAATCTTGATTAA
- the ftcD gene encoding glutamate formimidoyltransferase — translation MRKLVECVPNFSEGVDENIISQITGQIESVKNVRLIDVDPGQATNRTVVTFVGEPEDVIEAAFRAVKKAQELIDMRNHKGAHPRFGATDVCPLVPVSNITMEETVEYAHRLGKRIGDELGIPVFAYEFAATEEKRRSLANCRKGEYEALKERITSDEWKPDFGPAEWNDSVAKSGVTAVGARNFLVAYNVNLNTTSVRRANSVAFDVREAGRVKREGDPVTGKKVKDENGNDVRIPGKLKKVRGIGWFIEEYGIAQISMNLTDISVTSIHEAFDAVYESANERGLRVTGSELVGVVPVKAMIDAGKHYLRMQNRSTGIPDSEIIKIAVKSLGLDDLYPFEADKKIIEYILEDDDPNALVNKTLTDFANETASESPAPGGGSISAYMGALGSALGTMVANLSSHKRGWDDRCPEFSEWAEKGKYYQEVLMKKVDEDTRAFNTIMDAFKMPKGTDEEKKERKEAIDKATKYATEVPFETMKLCYESMEVMKAMAEIGNPNSVTDAGVGALAARSGVMGALLNVKINAADLTDKAFADKILKEGEEIRQKAIAMEEEIMKIVESKI, via the coding sequence ATGAGAAAACTTGTTGAATGTGTCCCTAATTTTAGTGAAGGGGTCGATGAAAATATTATCTCTCAGATTACCGGTCAAATAGAATCGGTGAAAAATGTGCGTTTAATTGATGTAGATCCCGGTCAGGCTACCAACCGCACAGTTGTAACATTTGTAGGGGAACCCGAAGATGTTATTGAAGCTGCATTTCGTGCTGTTAAAAAGGCCCAGGAACTGATTGATATGCGCAATCATAAAGGAGCACACCCACGCTTTGGTGCTACAGATGTATGTCCGCTCGTACCGGTTTCGAACATCACTATGGAAGAGACTGTAGAGTATGCCCACAGATTGGGTAAACGCATTGGCGATGAGTTGGGTATTCCGGTGTTTGCCTATGAGTTTGCGGCAACCGAGGAAAAGCGTCGCAGCCTGGCAAATTGCCGTAAAGGCGAATACGAAGCTCTGAAAGAGCGCATTACCTCTGACGAGTGGAAACCCGATTTTGGTCCGGCCGAATGGAACGATAGCGTGGCTAAATCAGGCGTGACAGCTGTGGGAGCAAGAAATTTTCTCGTGGCATACAACGTAAACCTTAATACAACCTCTGTAAGAAGAGCAAACTCTGTGGCTTTTGATGTGCGTGAAGCCGGCCGTGTAAAACGCGAGGGCGATCCTGTAACAGGTAAAAAAGTAAAAGATGAAAATGGAAATGATGTGCGTATTCCGGGAAAATTGAAAAAAGTACGTGGAATAGGTTGGTTCATAGAGGAGTATGGAATTGCTCAAATCTCAATGAACCTGACCGACATTTCTGTAACATCTATTCACGAAGCATTTGATGCAGTGTACGAAAGCGCCAATGAGCGTGGACTGCGTGTTACAGGTAGTGAACTTGTAGGTGTTGTGCCAGTAAAGGCGATGATTGATGCTGGTAAGCATTATTTGCGCATGCAGAATCGTTCCACTGGTATTCCCGATAGTGAAATTATTAAAATAGCAGTTAAATCGCTTGGCTTAGATGATTTGTATCCATTCGAGGCAGATAAAAAAATCATTGAGTACATTCTGGAAGACGATGATCCAAATGCTTTGGTAAATAAAACGCTGACCGATTTTGCCAATGAGACAGCCTCAGAATCGCCTGCTCCTGGCGGAGGTTCGATTAGTGCTTACATGGGAGCACTTGGCTCAGCTTTAGGTACAATGGTGGCCAACCTCTCATCGCACAAGCGTGGCTGGGACGATCGCTGCCCGGAATTCAGCGAATGGGCAGAGAAAGGTAAATATTACCAGGAAGTACTCATGAAAAAAGTTGATGAAGATACAAGGGCTTTTAACACCATTATGGATGCGTTTAAAATGCCTAAAGGTACTGATGAAGAGAAAAAGGAGCGGAAAGAAGCCATCGACAAGGCTACGAAATATGCCACTGAGGTGCCTTTCGAAACCATGAAACTCTGTTATGAGTCAATGGAGGTGATGAAAGCAATGGCCGAAATTGGAAATCCCAATTCCGTAACAGATGCGGGTGTAGGTGCACTTGCAGCTAGAAGTGGCGTAATGGGTGCATTGCTTAATGTGAAGATCAATGCTGCTGATCTGACTGACAAGGCTTTTGCAGACAAGATTCTGAAAGAAGGAGAGGAGATAAGGCAAAAAGCCATTGCAATGGAAGAGGAGATCATGAAAATTGTTGAAAGCAAAATTTAA
- a CDS encoding acetylxylan esterase, whose amino-acid sequence MVYKIFFALVLLSISVSCSFNADKDQNCDEDAVEPYELPDVLTLKNGEKIDRVSVWENKRRPQILNLYKKEIYGFIPKGIDKPLISKVLEQSDSALDNTAIRKQISLIYKAKGKELEIIVLLYLPKNTKNPPVFIGYNFYGNQTIIDDKHVILTNSWILNNPALGINDNRASEESMGTRNERWPIKKIISEGFGLATVYYGDIDPERCDFSDGIHPFFYKKKQNKPKGDQWGSISAWAWGYSRILDYLKKDEMTRKSKFILFGHSRIGKTSLWAGALDRRFDIVISNNSGCAGAALFRRKFGETIAKIHYNFPQWFCQNFNKYRNKEERLPVDQHMLIALIAPRPVYIASAELDCFSDPKGEYLSAYHATPVYELYGKTGLNDSIQPPLNKPIHNTIGYHLRSGRHGVTTYDWEQFIKFVKKHLE is encoded by the coding sequence ATGGTATATAAAATATTTTTTGCTTTAGTTTTATTGAGTATTTCTGTAAGTTGCTCTTTTAATGCCGATAAAGATCAGAATTGTGACGAAGATGCCGTAGAACCATATGAGCTGCCAGATGTATTAACCCTTAAAAATGGAGAAAAAATTGATCGTGTATCAGTATGGGAAAACAAACGCAGGCCCCAAATTCTTAATCTCTATAAAAAAGAAATCTACGGGTTTATTCCAAAGGGTATCGATAAACCACTTATTTCAAAGGTGCTGGAACAAAGCGATTCTGCATTAGATAACACTGCTATACGGAAACAAATTTCACTTATTTATAAAGCAAAAGGGAAAGAACTTGAAATAATTGTATTGCTTTACCTGCCCAAAAACACTAAAAACCCTCCGGTTTTTATTGGTTATAACTTTTATGGAAACCAAACCATAATAGATGATAAGCATGTAATTTTAACCAACTCCTGGATCCTCAATAATCCAGCCCTTGGTATAAATGATAACCGTGCATCTGAGGAATCAATGGGAACAAGAAACGAAAGATGGCCCATAAAGAAAATTATATCGGAAGGTTTTGGATTGGCAACCGTTTATTATGGTGATATCGATCCGGAAAGATGTGATTTTTCAGATGGCATTCATCCATTTTTTTATAAAAAGAAACAAAACAAACCCAAAGGTGACCAATGGGGTTCAATTTCAGCATGGGCTTGGGGTTATTCAAGGATATTGGATTACCTCAAGAAGGATGAAATGACCAGAAAGTCGAAGTTTATATTATTTGGACATTCACGAATTGGTAAAACTTCTTTATGGGCAGGCGCCCTTGACAGGAGATTTGACATTGTAATTTCAAATAACTCAGGTTGTGCAGGAGCTGCACTTTTCAGAAGGAAATTTGGTGAAACCATTGCAAAAATACATTATAACTTTCCGCAATGGTTCTGTCAGAACTTTAATAAATATAGAAATAAAGAAGAAAGACTGCCCGTTGATCAGCACATGCTGATTGCATTAATTGCGCCAAGGCCTGTATATATTGCCAGTGCAGAACTGGATTGTTTTTCAGACCCCAAAGGTGAGTATCTTTCAGCATATCATGCAACTCCTGTTTATGAGTTGTATGGAAAAACCGGATTGAACGATTCCATTCAACCTCCTCTCAATAAACCCATACACAATACAATCGGGTATCATTTAAGATCAGGAAGACATGGGGTAACTACCTATGATTGGGAACAGTTTATTAAGTTTGTTAAAAAGCACCTGGAATGA
- the rsxA gene encoding electron transport complex subunit RsxA codes for MEIFAIVISAILVNNIVLMQFLGICPFMGVSKKLSTAVGMTGAVTFVMVLATIVTYLIQVYVLEPFGIGYLQTISFILIIASFVQMVEIVLKKVSPPLYQALGVFLPLITTNCAIMGVALLTIQNDYNLMEGIIYAIGSAIGFGIAITLFAGIREHLDLLDVPKGMRGTPIALVSAGILAMAFMGFSGLV; via the coding sequence ATGGAAATTTTTGCCATTGTAATATCGGCCATACTGGTAAACAACATTGTTTTGATGCAGTTTCTGGGTATCTGCCCGTTTATGGGGGTGTCCAAAAAACTGTCGACCGCCGTAGGTATGACAGGAGCTGTAACTTTTGTAATGGTACTGGCCACGATAGTAACCTATTTGATTCAAGTTTATGTACTCGAACCGTTTGGAATCGGGTACCTGCAAACCATCTCATTTATTTTAATCATTGCATCATTTGTGCAAATGGTCGAAATTGTTTTGAAAAAGGTCAGCCCCCCACTCTATCAGGCTTTGGGTGTATTTCTACCGCTGATTACAACCAACTGTGCCATTATGGGTGTAGCACTTTTAACCATACAAAACGATTATAACCTGATGGAAGGCATTATCTATGCCATTGGTTCGGCCATCGGTTTTGGTATTGCCATTACCTTGTTTGCCGGTATTCGTGAGCATCTAGATTTATTGGATGTACCCAAAGGCATGCGCGGAACACCAATTGCACTGGTTTCTGCAGGCATACTGGCCATGGCCTTCATGGGATTCTCAGGTTTGGTATAA
- the rsxE gene encoding electron transport complex subunit RsxE, which yields MNQKQNFTKGFIKDNAVFVMLLGLCPTLAVTSSAVNGLGMGLATTFVLVMANIVVALVKNLIPEKVRIPSFIVIIASFVTIVDLTMAGFLPSLHEALGIFIPLIVVNCLVLGRAEAFASKNNIVSSIVDGLGMGLGFAFALTLLGAVRELLGAGSVFGLSIPIFPTTEDGAPITMLLFVLAPGAFIALGYLIAIINRFKKS from the coding sequence ATGAATCAAAAACAGAACTTCACTAAAGGATTCATCAAAGACAATGCGGTATTTGTAATGCTGCTGGGATTATGTCCCACGCTAGCCGTTACATCAAGCGCAGTGAACGGACTGGGTATGGGACTTGCCACAACATTTGTGTTGGTTATGGCCAATATTGTTGTCGCACTGGTCAAAAACCTTATTCCTGAAAAAGTGCGTATTCCTTCATTTATTGTAATCATCGCATCTTTTGTGACAATCGTTGACCTTACCATGGCTGGTTTTTTACCGAGCCTGCACGAAGCGTTGGGTATTTTCATTCCACTGATTGTTGTAAACTGTCTTGTGCTGGGTCGTGCAGAAGCTTTTGCTTCTAAAAATAATATTGTATCATCCATTGTAGACGGACTCGGTATGGGACTTGGATTTGCATTTGCACTGACACTTTTAGGCGCTGTTCGCGAATTACTCGGTGCAGGCTCTGTATTTGGATTATCCATCCCTATTTTCCCAACAACCGAAGATGGAGCACCCATTACAATGTTATTGTTTGTGCTGGCCCCCGGTGCTTTTATTGCACTTGGATACCTGATTGCCATTATTAACCGATTTAAAAAATCTTAA
- a CDS encoding RnfABCDGE type electron transport complex subunit G, translating to MAKKESTFINMVVTLFAVTFIASATLGGIYEITKEPIAKAKLNKKLKAIQQVVPEFDNDPNSEMYTIETDNAEMPLEVYPAKKGDELVGVAVKTYTIKGYSGLIQLMVGFKPDGTINKISVLQHKETPGLGTKMAEASFKDQFYGKNPADFTLEVKKDGGDVDAITAATISSRAFCDAVQRAYDQYMKGGKK from the coding sequence ATGGCTAAAAAAGAATCTACATTTATCAATATGGTCGTTACGCTATTTGCGGTTACCTTTATTGCTTCGGCTACACTTGGTGGTATTTACGAAATCACCAAAGAGCCTATTGCTAAAGCAAAACTTAATAAAAAGCTGAAAGCCATACAACAGGTTGTACCTGAGTTCGACAATGATCCAAACTCAGAAATGTATACCATCGAAACAGACAATGCTGAAATGCCACTTGAAGTTTACCCTGCTAAAAAGGGTGATGAACTGGTTGGTGTTGCTGTAAAGACATATACAATAAAAGGATACAGTGGGTTAATTCAACTTATGGTTGGTTTTAAACCAGATGGAACCATTAATAAGATTTCGGTGCTTCAGCATAAAGAGACACCCGGACTCGGAACCAAGATGGCAGAGGCATCATTTAAAGATCAGTTTTATGGAAAGAACCCTGCTGACTTTACGCTGGAAGTAAAAAAAGATGGTGGTGATGTAGATGCCATTACCGCTGCCACCATTAGCTCACGCGCATTTTGCGATGCCGTACAGCGTGCCTATGATCAATACATGAAAGGAGGGAAAAAATGA
- a CDS encoding RnfABCDGE type electron transport complex subunit D, giving the protein MNRLLTVSPSPHVKGHDSVRSIMYGVVISLIPALGVAVYFFGLDALKLTLIAVASSMFFEWLIQKFLIKESPRSAFDGSAIITGMLLAFNVPSSLPIWMMIVGSLVAIGVGKMSFGGLGKNIFNPALVGRVFMLISWPVEMTTWPNNRFHLADGYTGATPLGMLKEGLQNNEPMSQVMDKLPTALDYFVGNMSGCIGEVSALALLIGGIYMVVRKIINWQTPVTIFATVFIFAAIMRAINPELYPEPTFHLLTGGLFIGAIYMATDMVSSPMTIKGQVIFGVGIGIITLVIRYWGAYPEGVSFAILIMNATVPIIDRYTKPKRFGEEVKNG; this is encoded by the coding sequence ATGAACAGACTATTAACCGTATCACCGTCACCCCACGTCAAGGGACACGATTCTGTACGAAGCATTATGTATGGAGTTGTGATCAGCCTGATACCCGCACTTGGGGTTGCAGTTTACTTTTTTGGACTGGATGCGCTGAAGCTAACACTCATTGCAGTGGCTTCCAGCATGTTTTTTGAATGGCTGATTCAAAAGTTTTTAATCAAAGAATCGCCCCGTTCGGCATTCGATGGATCTGCAATTATCACAGGTATGCTTTTGGCCTTTAATGTGCCATCGAGCCTGCCCATCTGGATGATGATTGTTGGTTCGCTTGTAGCTATCGGCGTTGGGAAAATGTCGTTTGGCGGACTGGGTAAAAACATTTTTAACCCGGCACTCGTTGGCCGTGTTTTTATGCTTATATCGTGGCCCGTAGAAATGACAACCTGGCCCAACAACCGCTTCCATCTTGCCGATGGATATACAGGAGCCACACCGCTCGGAATGCTAAAAGAAGGCCTTCAGAATAATGAACCAATGTCGCAAGTGATGGATAAATTGCCTACAGCACTTGACTATTTCGTAGGAAACATGTCGGGTTGTATTGGTGAAGTTTCAGCACTGGCACTACTAATCGGCGGTATTTATATGGTTGTACGTAAAATTATCAACTGGCAAACTCCGGTGACTATTTTCGCAACAGTATTTATTTTCGCTGCCATCATGCGCGCTATTAATCCTGAGCTTTACCCAGAACCTACATTCCATTTACTAACCGGTGGTTTGTTCATTGGTGCTATTTATATGGCCACCGATATGGTTTCTTCACCCATGACCATCAAAGGACAGGTGATATTCGGGGTTGGAATTGGTATCATAACCCTGGTTATCAGATACTGGGGTGCATATCCCGAAGGGGTTTCTTTTGCCATACTGATTATGAATGCTACGGTACCAATTATAGACCGTTACACTAAACCAAAACGTTTTGGAGAGGAGGTTAAAAATGGCTAA